AGATCTAACAATACTCACTTCAGCGCAGCCAGGTTATTCATTCCGCCATAGCACTTAAGTGTTCCATTCCGGTTCGATCTGGAGCAGTTGCCGCCCGCTGCCTCCGGCGCGGAGGACCAACCGAAGCAGCTGCGCCCAGAATCGGGCATCGGAATGATCTCGGTGGTTATGGTAGTGATGGTGGCTAACAAAGTGCTCGTCTCATGGCTGTCATCCGCGGCACGGCTCAGCCTAAGTAACAGATAATTGGTAAGTAAATAAATCTCTATCTCATGATGCTATTTTTGGGTCAGACAGCCCTCAAATTGGTGATAATTTAGCCGCAGTGCGCCTCTCTTTTAGGGCCAACACGATAAGCAGACGCCAGGCAAGACTTAATTGCTTGGGGAATACACAGATACGCAACTAGAGATACTAACTATTTAATTTCCTTTATATTTTCACCCCACTGCCAGGAAATTTGCTTCATTGAACATGTTGCGTGTTGATATATTAAGATCTATAGTAGATCTATGATCTATTTTATCATCCCACCTTTAAAAATAGCCATGAATGGGTTTTAGGCACTCCAAACTGCTTTTAGCCAACCGActtgataaatatatatatatatatataaatatttgtaatctAAACGGTAGCTCAACTCAACTCGCATACAACCTGCGTAGTATGAAaatcttgtttgttttgtctATATGGCGGTTCTATTAGCGAACCGAGAACCAAAGTATATCACATGATGCCCATTTAGCACATCCCTAGGTGCTACATTGCTGGTTGACAGCCAGGAGACAGAGTCCGGGATCATTTTCGAGACACGTTTCCGCAATTCAAGTATGGTTTTTCACCCAACTGTATTGCTGAATGTAGAGGTAGGTCGGGGAAAATTTTTGGTAATATATCTATGGCTTTATTTCCGAAACAAATTTTCTATCGTTAATATATCTTCGAGTTTATCATTGAATAAACATTCGGATGCCGCGAGAAAATACATACATCATCTTCTAATATACCCCGGCGCGTTTTCCGAAGGGTACTAAGTGGGCTCTAACTGACAATTAACAACTGGCGTTCAAGGCGTTAAACTCAACAATACACAAAGTGAAATATAATAAcaccaaaaatatttacttaaaaatcCACGTAGCAGCTTTGTTTGATTAGAAGTGGTAACGTTTTTGGGAACGACAAATATTGAAATTCGTGGGCTATTTTGCATATGTGCTTTATAAAGCCAAAATCCTAACTGACAGAATCGACACTCTTTCTCCGAGTGACTTGGACTGTCAATTATCATTAATTAAGtataattgccaaattgaaaatgtacACATAAAACAGAGGCTCAGACCtgtatttcaatattttctgaaaaccgaaatttgttttttatttatcccACGAAGTTTCACTTGTTTCGCTAAAATGTTTACCAAGTGtacaacatggcgtatgcgtgattGCGCCCGCGGACAAGTTCAGgcgaattttaattgaaaatcatgCTTCAAAGCATGCTTTTTCAGTTGACTCTTGAATATGGGACAATTGGCATGCTATTTCATTTAGACAATAAAATCGGCTGGCTATGAAATTCATTTGTGCGGAAATTCTTTGCTCAAGAGAGTAGTTTAAAGGTGACACTGAATATAAATAGATTGCAAACATTTCAATCAATTTCCCACTGACAATAAATCCAAATAAATCTACTTATGAATCCGTCACGACAGCGACTGTCAATTGGTTCTCGATTCCCATCGAGATTGCCTAATAGGTGCCGTATAATAAATATGATCGAAAAGATGATGTGAAGAAATGTGAGCTAAAAACGTTCATAATATATAGACAACCGATCCAGATCGGATTGCATTTTGTTGTTATATATTGCTTTGATAAATGAAGACTTTTTATAGTAACGGCGAtaagaatttttaaagttgaGGCAAATATACCTGATAACCTCTCAAAATTCATGACTGTGATACGCTGCTTGGGGTGAGCGATAAGTGGTGGAATGGCTTTTCGCCTCTGTTTTGAATTTTGAGGAAGTTGCTACCTTAGAACTTTATTGCCCTAATTGCCCATGTGCTCTTGGAATATTAAACTAGTTACTCAGTGAAGGAGAATAAAGCTATCATATCATGTGTAGGAAGTACAAACAATGATAGGACAACTTTAGCTCTTCGGTTCCAGTGAACTCTGCAATGTACTCCAGTTCGTTTGTCTAGTCTTTATATTAACCATAAAACCCAATCAGTTCGGCTCTATTGCATGGAGCCTCGTAAAAGGTTTACCATGGACTATAACCCGCATATGGAGTGGCCCAGAATAGGTTTTagtatgtttataaataaatcagcTAGTGCTGTAAACATCTGATAACAGCGGCGAATTGCAAGTATTACACTGGATTACACATACGCCGCGTGGTCCACTTGTGTTTTTACCTTATTAAGATCATGCAGAACAGCGAAATAGTTTCGGCTGCTTTTGGCCGTTTTTGAAAAACACCGCTAGgcatattaatttttgggttatttttaaatatttattttgagacTGTTTATCCGGCTTGCGTTGTTTTCAATCAGAATATTCCATTGTCACGATCGCGCGCAGGTGGAGCAGGTTGGGCAATTGCGATCGAATTGTTTTGGCTCTGCCATTTGCTCTATGCTAAAAACATAATCAAGAAATTCGTTTTTTTCCGCGATCCGTCGTTTAATGACCACGCATCCGCGTATCTATCCGCGCTGTGCTACTTTTCTCGCGTTTGAAGTTCAAATGCGGCGAGAACGCGAAACGCTGgtgcttttgctgttttttttttactttagcCGCTCTGCGGGTAATACTTTTTGACGTCCGAGATCTCCAGCGGCAAATCAGCTGGCAGCGAGAGCGATATACACTTATCAATAGCCCTCTCCACATTTTTTGGGGGCTCGTTTCGGTTGGAGCAGCTGTTGAGTTCCCCTGGCAATCGATGAATGAAGGGTGTGCGGGTGTGTGATTTATGATCAGTGTCAGGGTCAGTCAATTTTGCTcgcatttattgatttacaCACTGGCGATCCATTCTGTCAAGCGGCGAGGTGAATCATCTCTATCTACTGCTTGGTTCATTGGCATACAAATGACTTATAATTTGGTCGGCAACAAATCAgaacattttaatggcccTCGGATGCCGAATAAAAGTATCTAACAATCATATGACATAGGTATATTTCTAATATGTTTAATCGTTTGTATTTGTACACCAAaattgtttgtatttgtaCACCAAAATATACATTTAGATGTGAGCTAAACTAGGGAATATAGTTAACGCAAACCGTTCACTAGGATGTCTGTGTAACGCTTATAAGTTTGACTAAAAAATTGCGTGATCTAGTTTGTAACAATTATTTGGTTTCGAGTTTCCAGCTAGGTGCTTGTGCATTGTACTTTTAAACGCTGCAGGCAGTTACTAGAGCTCTGAGCTTCTTTGGACCATAGAAATGCATAGacaatgatatatatatatgtatgtatatacataaatatgcgTACGTTAATAAGATATTTCCTATGAAACTTTTTAAGCTTGCCGCGAGGCCTTGAAGGTACTATTTTAGCCTGCATTTTGTTACTTCGATTTTCCTACATTTTAGGTAAATTCTCAATCAATATCGCCATCATTTGCCTCTTTGGCGTTGGCCGCTGCATTTGCGCCACCACTTGTGTTGTGAATCTTCTCATTGGTCTCGGCCTGCTTTTGACGCTCGTAGGCGCGAACATCCTCCAGGGTCATGCCATGCCATTCGTCCACCCATGCGAAAGCCTGCCGGTGTCCCAGTAGTAGAATCTCCCGAATTCCGCGCTGAATGAAGTCCTCCACTTTGGTCTGCAGACCCCATACCTCAAAGCTGGCGTGGACCACCTTGTAGGAGCACATAATGGGCTTGTCCGTTTCCCGCCATCCTTCAATCAATGGACCACGGTCTAaggataaaatatatatgaattcTTTGCACTGATTAACTCTACCGCATGATCATGTTACTTGTCTTTTCGGATTTGAAGAACTTGGGATCTTCTTCCTTCTTATAATGCTTGGCACTGACCTCATCGAACGCTATGTCCAAATGATCCACAGTTCGAACTTTGAGCTCATCTTCAGTAAGATCCAGACACTGTCAACCAAAATTACATTATTTCCCAATGTTAAGTTTGAACTTTAAGTTACAATTACGTTTTCTGTGCTGCCATTATTGTCCTCGTACTTAGTTTTGATGAGCACATTTAGTTTGGGTATAAAGGAACACTGTCAAGAAATAATTGGTTAGCAAAGGCGGATCAAAACAGAATTCATGCAATTACCGTGTATTCTAGTGAAAGTTCCATCCAATTTGAGACCCAATTACAGCACATGAAAACATgacagatataaaaaaaatcaataaccCAGCCAATTAATACTTTGGATAGAAGTACTTAAAAATTCTTTGGCCATGGAGCTGGTAATGTGAGTCAATTAAGCAAATGGATCAGTTATTAAGTCCTTAACTATATAAGATACTATATTAAAAAACAAGAACATTAAGGCTTATCAAAAGATTTAAGCCTTTGGTACGAAGTCCCAAATAAACGTTAAAAATTATCCCTATGATATGAGAACTTAGAGAACTTATTATAAGCAAATAGTTAGTTCGACATACATAGATTATAACTAAATCTTCGcctttaaaaccaatttgttttgCAGGCACTTAAAAGGTAATTTCCCAAAGCCACTTTGGGTAAACAAACCAGCTAGAACTGTATTTTCCCCTCGAAGTCAACGACCTGCTGGAATGACAATCCCCAATCGAGTGCACAGAGTTTAATCGGATGCATTAAGCACCGCGTAATCCGATTTTATCAACATATGCGCTGGGAATACAGGCAGTTGCCAACAAATGCCGAACGGAGATTGGAGCAGCTGGCCATCAAGTGCTCTCCTCTAGCCCCATCCAAACCATATCGGTGACGTACTGGGTGCGTAAACAGGTGTGAGTTTAATGGAGCGCGCTTATCGGCAGACGTACCCCACCATATTTGTAATGGTCTAGTGATAAAGCGGAATTCTTGCTGGCCCCCAAAAATCACACGATGTTCCTAGAACGCTTGCCATATGGCTATGGTAAGATGGCAGGAGGGAAAGCCCGCCTCCGGAATACACAATTAGACTAAAAATAGACTGGGATGCGCAGTAGGTGGTGGTGGGTTACTGTCACTCCTCACCTGTTAGCGTGTACGGATAGTAGTTCCATGATTTCTCTATCACATAGAAGACTCGGGGGCAAATGGCCTGGATCCAGTAGGGCAGTCGGCTGTAATGGATGTCATTTGTAGTCGGATATTCTACAACTAAGTAGCACCTCTAGAGATTCCCACCTGGACAAGTGAATGTGCTTCTCCGTGTACTGGCCCTTGCCGTGAACGGGATCCTCGCAGGGCTTGTTCTCCACCACCTCAACGCCCTCGCCCTCCTCCGATTGCTCCAGACTGTGGCGCGCTATCATATAAAGCTGTCCGATCTTGTACTGTAAAGTGATGagataaaaactttatttcaGACAATATTATGAAGGCAAAGTACAAGCGGCCACACACCTCCTCCACCGTAAGCGGCATGCATACGCGATACTCCTTGATTAGCACCATTTCTTTGGCGGATTTGTATGCCGGagaaaatacaaatcaaaACTTTGAACGTTACGCAAAGAGACACACACGCGACGCAACggcaagcaacaacaaatacgcAGTGTGGCCAGGCAGCAGCTGTTTAAATACATTTCGGGACTTGGAATAGAGTGCACGGAGAGGTGGAGCACTTCGTTGAAATATCAGCAGTGTCAAGAACCATTGACAAATATATCGATAAGACCgtaacaatattttaataatttaattaaatgaattcaTATAATAATGACAACAGTTTTGATATCGTAAGTAAAGTGAACATCAACAAAATAATGCATCGTAAACTGTGTATAATAAAATGAAGTGTGAAAGGTGTATAAGTATTAGATTATAGGTAACACTAATATCGATAGAATTAATTATATAGTCTATAGAAACACGATAGCATAATCGAGATCGAGGGGTTTGAATCGAGAGCTTGATAGAGAAACAACTTGCATACAAAAACTTATCAAGATTGTTAGAGcattcaatattttaataagaaCCAATTTTACTAAggattatatttattttaatttaatataaggaacaaaaataaatgaacataatattttataagaaGCAAATTAACAGGGGattctattttaaaaattcaataagcTTATTGCTATAAGCGCATTTACCTTTATTTAAAATGCCGATGCTATAAATAATGATTACTAAAAAACAAGCTATTTACACTTTCCGTGGCACACGATTCTTGGAACTACCCTCTATAACTATCGATTACATGCTCGATAAATGAATTATCGTTACAGAATCGTAGTGCGGTCACATCGCCACGTGCATTCTTCCACTTCTTTTTTTCGTTCAAAATGGACGGTCGCGTTTTCTGCTTGAATTCTCAActaaaatttaacaaatggGTAAGCCAACGTTGTAATAAAGTGTATAAAATAGGCAGGCTTACATGATGATTTTATTCGTACCGCCCCAGTCTGAAGAGACGTGTTGATTGGTTATTTATACTGATAGAAAAAACCCGCAAGTTGCCGACAGATCGAAGTGATAAAATTGCAATATACTCATATTGTTCTTTAATTTACAGGATGTTGTGCGGTAGCAGGAAATGGAACTGAAAATAACTATGGAAAAAACAGTTTTTATGGCTTTCTGTCAAATTTATCCACACGTGTCTCAAAGTAAGGTTAGTTTTGACTTAAAATTATTTGAACTTCACTTAACAATAGTTTGCAATAGAATAGCCGGATGCTCCTTTTAAGATCTACCGGTACCGGTACAGTATCCGTGAAACatgcgaaacaaaaatattctTTGGTTGCATGAACTTCACGTGTTTCTTATTTCGAATCCCAAAGATTTAATTTAAGAAGTGGATTTTTCGATAGTACTGTACTGTAACCATATTGTAAACTATTGTTGCTTGAAATCTTTCATAACTCAATGATGAAACATTTACCCAGCTCGCTTTGATATTCAATGAAGAGAACTGTTCCATATCCAACGCAAAAATAAACTGCTGACTTGACTCTTGCAGCAAGCCATGCGCTATTtgttaatatatgtattaacATGGTTGTGTTTCTTTTTGCAGATGGTCTATTCGAATAAAAGAGATTTCGCTTACGGCAAAGGTGGGtttttcatacatttaaatGGTAAAGAACTTGTAAATGatgatttattattatttgctaCTCTTGAAGGTCATTGATGAATACTTTCACCTTAAAACCTGATgtaaaattctaaaaataaaaatctcatcaagaattgtttatttattgtattaaaatattttaattgtgtgtTTGCAGATAGACGGAAGATTATATGATTCGAAATAAGTTCTTATAAATTCCTAGGGATCTGTAATGTCGGACTCCTATTTTCCTTAATTCCggaaaaatcaaaatgtttaggtaataacattattatattatttgtaaTACATATTTAGTATGATGAAACATTTACCCAGCTCGCTTTGATTTCTATGAAGAGAACTGTTCCATATCCAACGCAAAAATAACTTGCTGACTTCAATTATAATAGATTAGATCTAAGAAATTTTTTAACACAAATTTTaacacttaaaatatttaaatttatttccagAATTTAAGTCAGTGATCCTGGCCGTCTGCTTAAggaaaaatgagaaaatgagGTAATTAAAAGTATAGTTTATAAACTagcatttatatatttgtatgatGAAACATTTACCCAGCTCGCTTTGATTTCTATGAAGAAAACTGTTCCATATCCAACGCAAAAAATTATCTTGCTGACTTTTATCATACGCTTATAAATGTGATTTTTCCTAAACCCCTATTACAAAGATTTTTTTCTCTTAATATATTTACAGAAAATGGTTGACAcaaatcataatcataatcaaacaaaatatacaatcCACGGATAAATCTTTTCTCAGGTGTGTAATCAATTCTTATAAGCAAACTAACCAAACGTGAAAATGAtgattaattattatttgctaCTCTTGAAGAGCTTTGATGAATACTTACACCTTAGAAACTGAGTCAATTATATATTAACAAGTGTTAAATCATCACAAATGTACACATTCAGTACTAACTTATTATTATTCGATTTATCTTATATTTATAGAACAATGGAACACAGAAATGCGGTCAAGTTTGGAAATATGAGGTAATTTTAAATAAGATTTaagaacattttaaaaaagtatGATGAAACATTTACCCAGCTCGCTTTGATATACAATGAAGAGAACTGTTCCATATCCAACGCAAAACTAAAATGCTGATTTAAATCATACAAGAATATTATATTTGACCTTTACGAATATGTTCTTAAACATCTTTCTTTTGTCTTTccagaaatattttttcaagttTACTCGTTGTTTTCACTGGGTTTTGCGCTTTGTAGTTAAACGGTAAGTAAATTTCtctattataataataatataattgttCTGTGATGTCAAACCAATAGACAAGCATATAACCGAACAATCATGTTGATTTTCACACGACTGAGCCAAAATGAACACTCTCTacttttaaaacaatttggtgaatttaaattaaaacgtGTTGCTTTATTTTACAGGGAACGCAGGAAAGCTTAGATATTGAacgaataaaatttaaaaatggtaaGCATATAACTAGCAAAAGACTTTCATATGGGCAATGATGAACACTTTATTTAAGCCAAACAGTTATCCCTGTCATAAGAATAATTGATGATAAAAGTTGCTGATTCATATATGAAACTCTTCTCCTTAGTACTTTCCTATTTTCTACTGATAataattaatgtttttattgttacAGGTATTTGCACACTATATAAATCAAGCTGCGAAGGAATTTTGGTGATTAATGAAGGTTAGTTTTCCTCCTACCCTTTGCTGCCTATAAAAATTACCTTTGTGATGAGCATCCTTTTAAAGCCAAACAGTTATCCCTGTCATAAGAATAATTGATGATACAATAATCTGACACAATATCTTTTTAAATCATTGACTGTATGTCTACCATCTTACtaataatattgtttttaatatttcagaTTCGCTAATATCAAcatattacaaaataaaacccGATTGAGGATGGCTAAAAATCTAAAGGTAAGTCAACTTTCAAATACTATTTTTTACGcaccatttaatttttatgatgaTTTCGTATACCGCCCCAGTCGGAGAAATGATGTCGATTGGAATTATTTACTGATTAGCcaattgcttaaatatttgtgaTTATCAATTTGAACTGTTTGCTAAAGTCGTTTTTCCTTTATCTTGCAGGTATTCCCCGTGTTGACTGACAGCCGATTTGCAATGGCTTTTTAGTACAAGGTATGTTGATCTATTATCACTCAATCTTTGATGCTacttacttttatttttgtgatgaTTTCGTATACCGCCCCAGTCGGAGAAATGATGTCGATTGGAATAATATACTGATATATAATTATCCTTTTAATTGAGGAGAATATTGAGACCCTTCTTTTTATTAAaggtgttttgttttttaacttACAGGTCTTCATAATATGCAGTACCCAAGTTGGTTTGGATTATAATATGTATTTCCAAGGTAGGTCCATCACTAAAAATACGTTAAAGTTACATATGTAGATATTATGATGATTAAGGATACCGCCCCAGTCGGAGAAATTATGTCGATTGGTTAAACATACTGACTAATCAATGCTTTTCATTTAAGTCACTTAATAGAAGCGTTTATTAAAACagcgttttatttttcttacaGATGTTTGAAGATTACCAGGGAAAAAGTCTATCTACCCTGCAAGATTATTAAGGTGtgtattgaaaaattaattccTAAAATTTACCTACCTTTTTCTGATGACAAACCAATAGACAAGCATATACCTGAATTCACGTGTGTTGCTAACATTTTTGACTGAActagacaaatatttttagttttgtgGAATCAATTGCACGAACCAATTTTAAtcaaaactttttctttttaggCTTGAACTAAAGAGCGGTCGTTTTGCATGGAAGATCCCAAATGAACGCAGAATATTAATAAGGTATGTAATTGAATAATAGAAAGAAGCAATTATGATGTGATGAACACCTTATTTAAGCCAAACAGTTATCCCTGTCATAAGAATAATTGATGATATATTCAGCTGACAACATAACGCATTTCGTTATAGTTGATAAATCGACATTTGTTTTAAATCCACATTGTTATTTTTCCTTTTAGGTAATACCTGACATCTGGCTTTGTGATTCAGCTGAACTTTTGTGGTAagtatttgctttaaatttTTGCCAGCTTATCATTTTTTCTTGATGAAAACCTAGACAAGCATATAGCTGAATTTCTCTGTCGACAACTCACGCGACTGATCAAGTCATATTTATTTCCATCAATGTGATTAACCATTTAATACTGAAACTAATTTCCATCTTATCTGTTCTTGCAGGTATCGTGCGAATTGCAAAGATCGACCAACGCCATTTCACTCCAAACCCCAAATTGCTGTAGtcatttaaacaaataaaaactcaAAAGATACTGTTTAATATAACgtgatatattttattttattttgcattacAAATTATGTATAGACATTCAATCGCTTCAGTTAGCTGGGAGATAATCGTAACGCTCTGCTTTCCACATATAAGAATATTGAATTTGTAAATGTTGAGTCCTATACGTGTATATACCTTTGCTTTGGATGTTCGTATATGTAAACatgtaaatatataagtacGTGGTTCAAATACACGTTACATATGTGTTTGCTTGGCTTGCGCCTTACATTCTTTAtcattgtaaatatatatatgtatgtataatcaTATATTGTATGCGTTGGTTAGGGCCGAGTATACACGTTCAAAAAAACCCAATTGCTTGTTGCACAAAAATCATTTGCCCGACTTTTTCGGCCAGTGTACGAACCTAACTTTATGATCGTCTAAACTTAACTTCCGCTTCCAACGCTATCAAATATTCAGatgttttcgatttttcgtGCGTGGTTGCGTGCCATTTGCACACTGAAACATTTAATGGAAGAAAGCACAACTATAATTCGGGTATTTCGGTTAATAGGTTGCTAGTTAGTGGTTTGCATATCGATATAAAATGTTCAATTCTACTAGACAACATTTATAAAGTTTATCTATTTGATTTGCGGTTGCAACGTGTTCCTCCACGCATAGATCGTTCGAAACTATAGCTAATCGAATAATGTGTGCTCCCCGTTTCAGAAGTGGGACAAATCAGGCCAAGTCATTTTTTAACATCAATGACGATTTACAAGAACACAAATGGGAAGAGTGCGAACATATACATTGCAGATTCTTGGGTTACACATAGATATCAATTCCGTGCGAATAATGTGGAGAGGAGAATGGGTCTGAATCAAATGTCTAGCGTTTGCTTTCTCAATCACtcctttttcgttttgtctcatcaaatttaattttcttttattacaATTACTCAATAGatgtgttttcaaaaaacaataagGAATCAACAATATTCATAAAATGTATCATTATAGAATATATGGTAAATATAAGTCTAAAAACTACAATACATGTAATTTGTATAGATCTAGGTCTGTATTTGTTTGGTTGGGTAtgaaataaatagttttgcatGCGTGGATGAATGGAAGAAGGATATCTGTAGCCGTAGCTTAATGCCCAATATGCTTCTTGATCAGGGCCTGCAGTAGTCTGACCTTGGCCTTCTTCTCCTTGTACTGGGCATAGGTTTCCGTCTCCAGTGAGCGACGATCCTGCTTGAGCATCTTGCGTCCATTCTGCTCCTCGAACAGCGACTCGTACTCCCGAATGGTGGATTTTAGCAGGGATTTCTCATCGCGTGCTCGATCTAGCTGCTCCCAGAGTTGGTCCACACTCAGTGCGGCGATATTCTCGCTGGCGGCCTGGTTCTCCTGGCTTGTGGCCGAATTTCCCGTTGCCGGACCCGTCAACGTGGTGGTGGTCGTCGACTCGTCGGATGAGGCATTCTGGGTCAGAGTATTCGGGGCATTCGAGTCGCTGGGCGAGTTGGTGGTCTCTGTGCTGTTGTTCGACGAATACTGCAGCGGTGTGGAAGTGGCCTCAAACACCATGGCCTCGTGCTCCAGGATTGTGGGCAACTCGGGTATCCCTGTGCCCGCTCCAAACATCACGGTGCGCGACACCAGACGCTTCAGCTGCCGGTAGCGATCGTAGAGCGGCCGGGCAGCATCGCGCTCCTCCTTGGTAATGGGATGGCCATAGAGGCTCTCAAAGTACAGCAGTCCATGCTGCACGGCGCTCTTCTCCTGCACCAGTTGGTCGGCATTCAGATCCTCTAGCTGCTCAGAACGATGACCATTCACGCGTTTCTCGTTCAAATTCTGCAAGGTAACAGATACATAGCCAATTAGTAAATTATCTTTTACAATcagatttaattaaatttatttaatatgacAACTGCGATTCGATACAAAACGATAAAAAGCTGCTAATCAGTGGAACAGA
The sequence above is drawn from the Drosophila melanogaster chromosome 2R genome and encodes:
- the rdgBbeta gene encoding rdgBbeta, with protein sequence MVLIKEYRVCMPLTVEEYKIGQLYMIARHSLEQSEEGEGVEVVENKPCEDPVHGKGQYTEKHIHLSSRLPYWIQAICPRVFYVIEKSWNYYPYTLTEYTCSFIPKLNVLIKTKYEDNNGSTENCLDLTEDELKVRTVDHLDIAFDEVSAKHYKKEEDPKFFKSEKTNRGPLIEGWRETDKPIMCSYKVVHASFEVWGLQTKVEDFIQRGIREILLLGHRQAFAWVDEWHGMTLEDVRAYERQKQAETNEKIHNTSGGANAAANAKEANDGDID